From Zonotrichia leucophrys gambelii isolate GWCS_2022_RI chromosome 19, RI_Zleu_2.0, whole genome shotgun sequence:
GGTTTTCTATTTCATGTTAGGTTTTGCTTTAACCTCCTGCTCGGTTTGTAAAGGCAGTGGCACAAAGCTGCCTGCGAGTCAAGAGATGAGCTGCTCGCAGCTCCGCACGATTCTCTGCACAGCAGTGCCTCACAGCGAACTCATTCCAACACCTCGCGAAAAGCAGGTGAAAAAGGGCAGAAGGAACCTGTTGGATGTTGACATCCACCTCCCAACTCTCCAATCCCCTCTCGCCCCTGCTGCCAAAACGCCGCTGCTCCCCCCGTGCCCGATTGCATCATTCATTCACGCTGCTGTTATAAACCAGCCGGGCAGCACAAGGCACAAGATCCTCCTCgttttccctgctggaaaaacCCCCCTTGTGTTATGGAGCTGCGAGCCAAACTCCAACCCCTTCCGAGCTGCGAGAAAAGCGCGATCCCGGTGACTTACAGGATACAGAAGGGAAGCGgccgtggctgctgctgccgccgggAGGCTCCGGGCTGcgcctggcagggagggatcagCTGAGCCCTCAGCGGCACAAACCCCGCGCACGGGCTGCGCTGGACGACAGCCGCATTTTGCCGCTCGGCCCCTGATAAAGCGCTGAGTCAGGCGGCCCGGGGGGTTTGTTTGAGGTGCTCGCACacatgggagcagagcagggcaagcTGTTCGCTGCCAGCGAGGGCGGCAGAGGTGTGACCGCCCCGGGCCAGGGGAGGAGCCGGGCCAGGCCGGGCAGggagcggcgggcgcgggggctCGCTCGGCCCTCACGGGCTGCTCCGGGCAGCGGCAATCGGGAACTTCTCCTGGCTGAAATCAGATTTCAGGAGAAGATCTCCTGTTTTCGGGAGAGAAGGGAGGATTTGTGAGCTGGGATCACAGAATGACcgggttggaagagaccttcaagatcattgagtccaacccagcctcAACGCCTCAGCTACACCCTGGCACCCcgtgccacatccaggctttgttaaacacccccagagatggggactccaccacctcctcagtcccaaaattcccagaattcacagaatgaccaggttggaagaaaccttcaagatcatcgagtccaactcaGCCCAAAcccctcaactaaaccctggcacccagtgccacatccaggctttgttaagggatggtgactccaccacctccccagtcCCAGAATTtccagaattcacagaatgaccaggttggaagagacctttaaaatcGAGTccaccccagccccaacccctcagctaaaccctggcaccctgtgccacatccaggctttgttaaacacacccagggatggggactccaccacctccctgggcagccatttcagaactttatcactctttctgtagaaaactttttcctaacATCCAGCCTATATTTCTCTTGGCACAGAttaaggctgtgtcctctggttctcagtgctgcctggaaaaAGAGCCcaaccccacctgactacagccacctttcagggatTTAAAATTCCAATATCTCCTCTTGGCTTGAGCTGTTAGTGCATCCCTGAGTGAAGTTACCCACACAAATCCCATCCAAAGCTGGCAAAAGCTCAGCAGCAAAGGGGAAAGGCCTGGGAAAAGGCTCAGTGTTGTTCCCCAAAAGCTGTGGAAAAATTGCCAAAGCTGCCCATGCTTTTGTTTTGGCATCCCACGGAAGAGCTTCCCTTGCTCACTGCTGTGGCTTGGACAATGGGACAGTGCCAGGCCAGGAGTTGTTTGGTTCAAGGTCAAGAAAAGCTGATTTAGCTGATTTAGCTGCTTTTGTCCACTTGTGCCAGGAGTCCCGTGACCGCTGCCCGTCTGTTCTGCACCGCTGGGTGCTCCAGTCATGCTCTGTGCACGACCTCTTCTGCCATCCTGGCAGCGTCACCCctcaaaattccatttattaatTAAATCCCATCACCTTTTGTGCCCCTCCTCCCTTTATGCTTTTTCAGAATTTCTCAGTACATGACAGGATCATCTCTCAGGAGCTTCTTGAGTCAGGAGAAGATGGGACCAAGCCCCTGTGCTGCCAAACTGGTGCCGGGGATCAGCAGCCCAGTGCTGTTTGTCAGCTTTATCGTGGCAGGACAGGATGTTGTTCAAAGCAGATTTAGAAATCATTTCTGTGAATAAGGTTAAAGGAAAACCCATCTTGataaagatgaaagaaaatggcTTTTACTGAGAATCTCAGAGGGGTTTTTGCCAAGATAAGCAGTGCCTGGCTTGACTAAGAGAATTGCTGCTGAATATTTCATGAAGGATATTTCCTTTATTTGGCTTAGTTTAATGGACATGTTGGCTTTAATTTagttaaatattttgattttaacctGGTGTAATCCATTGAATTCATAGGGCAATTTAAGTCTGGTAAGCATTTGccctttattttcattacacacaaaaaacaaatagAACAATTCTACAGccaaggctgaaaaaaaaagggaaaaaagcttgTCTTGATGGctgaaaaatgctgcaaaatgggattttattgtGGAGATGCTCATGAGAAATGTTACGATAACACAAAATAACTATCCTGAGGAATGTGAGCCAGCAAGGAAAcacagagagctctgcctgAGAGCTGTAGGAGGATGCTCAGGAAAATACAAacacagcacccagctctggTATGTCACTACAGAACCTCtccatttttacaaaaaaaaaccagcagaaacCACCTGCATGGAGGATTAGGATGTCTTCgaaagcagcttttcccttcccatcccctctggtcctaaaaataaaaaatctcaaaacgaaattttctctttattttccagcagaaataatTCCTCTCACAAACCTGAACCTGGCCCACATCACTGCTAGCCCCAAAAATGTTTTAGGATGGGCAATTCCTGCCTTTCCATAGGCATCAGCAAGGGAAACATGAAAGTTAACAAGCCTGGGATGGGTTTGACAAGGCTGCCCTCTGCTGAGAACAGCCCTGAGAGGAAcaggcaaaataacaaaccaGAGAAGCAAGAGCTAGAAAATATTTGATCTGGGCGTTCCAGaatccagggcagagctggggatccGGGTGTTTTAACTGGACATTGCATCTCAGATATTTGCACAGCAGCCTTGCGCCAggtttggtggtttgttttgttatgGTTTCAGCATCCCAGTGAAGTGCAGACAACATTTGAACAGAGTTCCAGAGCTAATATTGAAATGACAACTGTGATTCCCTGCATTTTGCaatgtttaatatttatttctaatgaTTGCAACCACAGAGGAGAAAGCCCAGCCACTCCACTGGAGCCGGCgtcaaaatatttcacaagACACTCCTCAACAATAGGGCTCCAAACTTGTAGGATGTCCAAACATCACctaacacattaaaaaaaccagaatCCCAAGGAAATCAGCAGCTGTCCCTTCCAGAGAGACAGACAGGCCCCATGTGGGAGTCCTCCTCTTGTGCACAACGTGGCATTTTGCCCAGAAACCTGAGATCCTCACCCAAAGCAGGTGCCACAGcctgcagccaaacccagccaggctgccctgaCACCTGACACTGACATTTCCCATCAAGCTCCCCCAAAAGTCCTGTGCAGCAAAACTGGACCCAGGAGCAGGCTCTGACTTTACTCCTGGAGGTGCTGTGGAAATACATTCAGCTCATTGCACTGCTGGAGCAATCTAGGGCTGCTGCAAAAagtgggatggagagggaaggatTTTATAGGTTTGGTTGCAAGGGAACTTAAAGAGCATCTTGTTTCAGCCCCccgccatgggcaggaacactttccactatcccaggctgctccaagccctgtccaaccttgccttggacacttccagcttctctgggcatctTCATACCTGGTGggagagggctggggaagggtctctgccttccctgcaccAAATTCTGACTAAATCCTGGCCTCAGGGCCATTGTGCCTGTGGTCTGCAGCCTCTCGAGCAGCcgggctgcagagcacagggaactGCCTGGGGATTATTGTGGGGCCTCATGCAACACCTGGAATCAGAAGAGGTTGTGTCACACCCAGTGTTGCCGTGTGGGTGTTGGAGGGGACAAGCCCAGACGGAGCAATTTGGGATTCAAGCCTGGTGCAATCGGTGCCCGCAGGGTGTGAGGGACCATGGCGGGAGCTCCTTCTtcagctcctctccagggaaACTCACTTGTCCTTCCATTTCAGAGtccaaataaacaaatattgtATTATCTCCAGTAGTGAGCCCTGACAGGCCGCTTAGGGAAACGTTTCAACACCTACAAAGGCTGTCTTGGCAataatatttctggttttattttacacAGAAACCTCTGCGGGGACCATCCCCATCCTTAGAACCCCCGGGAGGGATTCAGTCCAGGAAAGCCCCGGGCAGAAGGTGTGCAACTGGGGGCTATGgaagccccagtgcccacacaTCAGCTTGTGTGTTATGAGAAAATGAGTTTTTATTAACCTCAATCCCGAATTTAACCAAGAACCATTGATTATTAATCCACGCCACTTAACTATTAATTTTATCGGTCTAATGTGAAATCATCGGGTTTAATTATTTATTCTGACAGTTCTGCGGAGTTGCTGAGGGTGTCCGTGACATGAGAGGGCGGATTAAGCGCCGACCATCCCCGCCCGTTCAGACAGCCCCACACCAACCCCGCGCTCCCCTCACAACCATCTCTGAGGGCGGTGCCGCGCCCGCGCCTCAGAGGCACGGGGGGCGGGACTAAGTGGAGCGACAGGCACCGCAGCCAATGAGAGCGTGGCTAGCGCGCCAACGAACCAATGAGAATCGGGACGCCTTGGCGGCGGGAGCAGCCGGGATGAACGACAGGCCTATTAACCAATAGAAACGCGGCACCGAGCCGGTGGGCCAATGGGTGAGCCCAGAGTGTTCTAGAAGGGGCGGGCAGGAGGCAGGACCGCGgtgccccgccccgcccggcgcgGCCCAGAGCGGAGCGCAGTCATGGCGGTGAAGGCGCTCAACCCCAAGGCCGAGGTGGCCCGTGCCCAGGCCGCGCTGGCCGTCAACATCAGCGCGGCCCGCGGGCTGCAGGACGTGCTGAGGACCAACCTGGGCCCCAAGGGCACCATGAAGATGTGAGGGAGCCCCCGCCCTTCTCGCCGCgggtggggttgggggggaGCACGGCCTGAGGGGAGCGTGAGGGGAAgcagcggggccgggagggGAACAAAGGCGGAGGCGGGAGGGGTCCGTGgctcagggatggagggatgagaAGGAGCGGGTGGCCCCGCACGTGTTTTGAGGCCGGGGtgggatggatgaatggatggggAAGGAGCGGGGCGGGCCCGCGGCCTCACACGTGTGCTGGAGCCGGGGCTCTGCTCACCCTCCCGTGCCGCCCGCAGGCTCGTGTCGGGCTCCGGAGACATCAAGCTGACCAAAGATGGCAacgtgctgctgcaggaaatggtgagctggggctgctccgaGCAGGGGGTTTAGGGAGGGACGAGCGCCTTTGGGTGAGGGGGAATCGCgtcccccctgccccagcgACCCGTATCTATTGAAGCAAAATGCGCCTTCGGAGGAGGGTGAAGAAATAAGTGCAGGTTAACGCAATATTGAAAAGAgaataatgttaaaaatataaacGGCACCATGAGAATGAGTAAAATAATCAGCCAAAGGAGTAGCAAACCAATTAGGTTAAACCATTAAAACATCACCTTCAGTTCTTTCTTAGCTGATCTCGGATTTTCGTTTGCTGTATCACTTAACTGCTCATCTTCTTATTTTTGTCTAGCAAATCCAACACCCCACGGCCTCCTTGATAGCAAAAGTAGCAACAGCACAAGATGACATCACTGGAGATGGCACCACCTCGAATGTCCTCATCATTGGAGAGCTCCTGAAGCAGGCAGATCTTTACATTTCTGAGGTGTGTATGCAGTGTTTCATCGGTGGGCAAGTTAAAACCTTCAGTGGGCTGTTTTTGTTAAATGTTTAACAGGAGTGGAACATAAATACGTTGTTCTGCTTAAAGTTAGAAGTtgtaaaaagggagaaaagctAGAGGGGGGGACTCAAACCCTGTTCAAAATCAAACCCACTTTTTGTGGATACTGTAGCTTTTAAGGTTTTGGGTGATACCTGCTGTTACTTTGTTTTGTGTGAGTCAAAGCACTTCTGGAGTGTTTGACAGGAGCTCCTCCCTGAGGGCAGGTAAACGTGGATATTGCACAGCGAACACCCAAGTGTGCTTTGTAGTTCCCTTGGTTTCAGTCTGTGCTAAATTAATCTGTGCTTTTCCTCTGCATTGGAAGGATTTCCATTCCTTTTACATGTATTCAGAAGGACAGAACACATGGCCTCAGCAGCATATTCCCTGTGCTTTGCCATTCCTTGGAATGTTGAAACCACAGGTTCTGTTTGTGCAAAAAGAACTATTTTATCTTCCATTGTCCAATGATCTCTCTTCCTTTGCCTTAGGGTTTGCACCCTAGAATAGTAGCAGAAGGATTTGAGATTGCCAAGGAAAAAGCACTTGAGGTTTTGGATCAGGTCAAAGTGTCCAAGGAGATGGACAGGGAGACCCTCATCGATGTTGCCAGGACATCCCTCAGGACTAAAGTGCACGCTGAGCTTGCTGACATCCTGACAGAGGtgagtgtccctgtcactctgCCTCTGTGGGTGAAGAGAGCCAGCTGTGGAAGTGCTTTAATTATAATCTGAAGTGGGAAAGGTGTGAAGTGAACTTTGGAAGACTGATggtgattttgggatgtttccctcccctgtgctgcaggctgtggtAGATTCTGTCCTGACAGTCAGAAAACCAGGGGAGCCCATTGACCTGTACATGGTGGAAATCATGGAGATGAAGCACAAATCAGAGACAGACACCACGTAAGTCTGGAGGATCCTTGGGCTTCAATTTAATGGGACCCTGAGCTTTGAGGAGCCTGGGaggttttggtttctttttagGGTGTCCTAAAGCTACCACTGCAAGAGTTGAAATACAAATTTCAGCCATAAATATCTTTATGAGGGAGAGGTTACAATGATCTGCTCTTCCAAACTGAGACAGTGAGTCAAGTCTGGCTTAAATCTGTCTTTAACTTGGCAGAAGTTTCTCCCTCACTGAATTGATTCCTTAATGAAATTACCAAATAGCAAAGAGCAACACTGGCTTAACAATGTTGGAtaaatactcttttttcttAGTGTCTGATGATGCTTTAGGTTGGCATCTGTTAATCACAAAGCAGCATTTGATAAATGGAAACTGGGTTGTGGATTGGATATTCCACAggatttccctttccctcagtGCATGGATGAATTCTGCCCTAGCTTTCCTCATAGCTGGTGCAGTCAGACACCATGCCAGAGCAAATTCCTTTTTCCCACTGTGCCTGGTGTGCTTTTTGATGGGATGAGCATGCCCTTGGGAGGGGAACACatcacccagcagtgcccaggcagtTTGGGCTGCAGCAGTTCCACTCTCACACTCCATGGAATCTTGTGTTTGTGTCCATGGACACCCAGAGGGGTTTTTAACCTTGCAGGCTGATCAGGGGGCTGGTGCTGGATCATGGAGCTCGCCACCCTGACATGAAGAAAAGAGTGGAAGATGCTTTTATTCTTACCTGCAATGTGTCTCTGGAGTATGAGAAAACGTGAGTACCCAGCACATGCTCCTGTCTTCAggacttttatttaaaatgtgcttAAATATCAACCAAAACTGTGAAGGGGGAAGGTGATTCCCCTTCTGCAGCCCTTTGGGGAAAGGTGGTGGGTGAACAAATCTCtgtgagaggcagagctgcacagtggattttattttgttgtgtgATCACAGAAAGGTTGAAAGCCCTTCCTTTCTTGGCCACAATTTGATATTGTAGAACAAACACATTAATACACTTCAAAAAATAAGGCAGACACTTGAAACTGAGAGAACTCTGGAGTGGAAAAGCTTTGAATTAGGGAGCAGAACATCAGTGTGGGTTGGAGGGACTGGTTTGTTCTGGGTTGATTTCTTTAGAATGTTACTGAAGAAACATTCATTATGCTCATTCCTTATGCTCCAGTTTATTTCTacagcagagaggaaattttctcactgcatttttgtggggtttttttttccccttcagggAGGTGAGCTCTGGATTCTTCTACAAAAGTgctgaggagagggagaagttggtgaaagcagaaagaaagtTCATTGAAGACAGAGTCAACAAAATCATAGAGTTGAAAAGAAAAGTCTGTGGCGACTCAGACAAAGGATTTGTTGTCATCAACCAGAAGGTGAGATGAAGAGAATAACTAAGCATTATTTGAAATGCCAGAATTAGCTAAATTTAGCCTGATAGTTCTGAATATAATGTAGAGTTCCTACTTGAGATCTTCTTTGAGCCTTGAGGAAGAATCAGTGTCAGAGAGAGAGGAGGTGTTTTTAGCTTTGTCCTTATGCTGATGGTCCTTTTCTGTTTGCAGGGAATTGACCCATTTTCCTTGGATGCCCTTGCCAAAGAAGGAATTGTTGCTTTGAGGAGAGCTAAAAGGAGGAACATGGAAAGGTCAGTtttggggagaggagaggataCAATAATCTGCTCCTCCAAACTGAGACAGTCAGTCAAGTCTGGCTTAAATCCATCTTTAAAGGCTTGACTAAAAATTCCACTTCAATCTGTGCAGCTCTTCTGGTGTAACTCAGGGCAGTTTGAGCTCTCAGGGTGCTTTAAATGCAGACACTTACAGAGGAGCCTTAATTCTACAAGTCAGTTTTTTAAAGAGCTCTTCcatgaacaaaaccaaactgcaAGCCTAGGATCTGCATGCTGAAATAGTGCAgtgattttgggttttattgAACATAAAGCTGAGTTCTGCCTGTTCTCTGTCAGACTGACCCTGGcctgtggtggcactgccatGAACTCTGTGGAGGATCTCACTCCTGACTGCCTGGGACATGCAGGGCTGGTCTATGAGTACACCCTGGTGAGTGACCCAGTGTTGGAAGGGTAAAGCTGGagtaatgaaataaaacacttaaaatcCACTTGGATGTGAACATCTGCCTGGATGTTTGCTCCTGTCATAggctgagaaaacagaaataaagttCTGCTGCTTCTCATCACTTCTTGAAGTGCTGTCAGTGCAGAACCCAGCCTGAAAGCATCCAGGTTACTAATTTGTGTACACAAATTGCTGAAGCAAGTGGCTGACAGGCAAACGTGGTGCTGTTTTCCCCAGGGGGAGGAGAAGTACACCTTCATTGAGAAGTGTGAGAACCCCCGCTCGGTGACCCTGCTCATCAGGGGCCCCAACAAGCACACGCTGACCCAGATCAAGGATGCAGTGAGGGATGGGCTGCgggctgtgaaaaatgccattGAGGATGGTGAGTGCCCTCCCTGTTCATCATCATAAAGGTGTGTAAAAACTCATCCCAAAATTGGGAATTATGTATCAGCTCCCTTGGTTCCTGCTCCAGTTCAAGCCTGAGCTCAGGATTTCATAGTTCTGTGGTTGATTATTCACCTGTTCAGGTATTACAGTGACCTTAagggtcactgtggtgagagaaggacgagaatcttgtttcttgatcagaaggctggatttattgatataagatatacaatacattataactatactaaaaagaataaagagagagcttgcagaggctgctaagctaagaatagaatagaaggaatgcataacaaagttctgtgttcaaggaatctctcctgagctgctcctgtgattggcccttagctggaaacatggaagatgagccaatcacaggatcacctgcCACATCTCACAacagccgataacaattgtttacattcttcttctggggccctttgcttcccagaagatggacaaatcccaaagaaaggatttctgtgaagaaatatgTGACATCCAGGTGCAGGGTATGGAGGGAAGAGATCAAACTGCACTAAAAATGAGCAGTTTAAATGAAACAGGTGCTGTTCCCTTGCAGGATGTgtggtgccaggagcaggggcacTGGAGGTGGCAGTGGCCAATGCTCTTGTGAAACACAAACCCAACGTGAAAGGAAGAGCCCAGCTTGGAGTTCAGGCTTTTGCTGATGCTCTGCTCATCATTCCTAAG
This genomic window contains:
- the CCT6A gene encoding T-complex protein 1 subunit zeta yields the protein MAVKALNPKAEVARAQAALAVNISAARGLQDVLRTNLGPKGTMKMLVSGSGDIKLTKDGNVLLQEMQIQHPTASLIAKVATAQDDITGDGTTSNVLIIGELLKQADLYISEGLHPRIVAEGFEIAKEKALEVLDQVKVSKEMDRETLIDVARTSLRTKVHAELADILTEAVVDSVLTVRKPGEPIDLYMVEIMEMKHKSETDTTLIRGLVLDHGARHPDMKKRVEDAFILTCNVSLEYEKTEVSSGFFYKSAEEREKLVKAERKFIEDRVNKIIELKRKVCGDSDKGFVVINQKGIDPFSLDALAKEGIVALRRAKRRNMERLTLACGGTAMNSVEDLTPDCLGHAGLVYEYTLGEEKYTFIEKCENPRSVTLLIRGPNKHTLTQIKDAVRDGLRAVKNAIEDGCVVPGAGALEVAVANALVKHKPNVKGRAQLGVQAFADALLIIPKVLAQNSGYDPQETLVKVQAEHMESGQLTGVDLNTGEPMVAAAAGIWDNYNVKKQLLHSCTVIASNILLVDEIMRAGMSSLKG